The following are from one region of the Poecilia reticulata strain Guanapo linkage group LG7, Guppy_female_1.0+MT, whole genome shotgun sequence genome:
- the LOC103467886 gene encoding uncharacterized protein LOC103467886 isoform X3, translated as MKVCLTLICLLFLTLQDGETMETFYRKEGGSITVRCEFGYTGTKSITDLKTTDSGQYLCRSDETIDGTLYDDFNLFVTEDSSEPKWTSRPFXGSTFLXTTTTTTTTQSQSFSPSPSETIKPSENKAAASDPLLYVGLVLVVLIVFLAATLMIFCKRKNFGHQKGPPEETEYANFSKAKDDAVEYSEVHFLNDVSTSASSAPCGHAENVTYSEIQMNSANRSDDSALYSNISLQQ; from the exons ATGAAGGTCTGTCTCACTCTGatctgcctcctcttcctca ctctgcaggaTGGAGAAACTATGGAAACCTTCTACAGAAAGGAAGGAGGAAGCATCACAGTCAGATGTGAATTTGGTTACACAGGAACCAAAAG CATCACAGATCTGAAAACAACAGACTCAGGACAGTACCTGTGTCGCTCAGATGAAACCATTGATGGAACTTTATACGATGATTTTAATCTCTTTGTGACTGAAG ATTCTTCAGAACCAAAATGGACTTCAAGACCTTTTATRGGATCAACTTTTCTAYcaacaacaacaacaacaacaacaactcagAGTCAGAGTTTCTCTCCTTCTCCATCTGAAACCATCAAACCCTCTGaaaataaagctgcagcttcag ATCCACTGCTTTAtgtgggtctggttctggtcgtcCTGATCGTCTTCTTAGCAGCAACTCTGATGATTTTCTGCAAGAGGAAAAACTTTGGTCACCAGAAAG GTCCTCCAGAAGAAACAGAGTATGCCAACTTCTCTAAG GCTAAAGATGATGCAGTAGAGTACTCTGAGGTTCATTTCCTGAATGATGTCTCTACTTCAGCCAGCAGCGCCCCCTGTGGTCATGCAGAAAACGTCACCTACTCAGAGATTCAGATGAACTCTGCAAACCGCAGCGATGATTCTGCTCTTTACTCCAACATTAGTTTACAGCAGTAG
- the LOC103467883 gene encoding CMRF35-like molecule 5 isoform X1, with protein sequence MKVCLTLICLLFLRLQDGNAVRRETGVEGGNITVKCPFLLSGSRKFVCKNVCEGENILIETTNNTAEKGRYSVKYERNIIIFKDFLYFTIEDLKKSDSGRYRCRLDRTFITRYDDFELVVNEGTPGSVSVFTTSTTTEPNRTLQTFTTSTILPTSFRTASVQSSSPPSSSKTNQPPAAPGLLLLVVLVLVILIITLAVGLLIFFEKKHFGQKNGPLVKTEYSDPTKVSTVYEEIRLEERENETPPQEKSPVYSLVRSCEPAESSDLYSLAGCPKNDVEVDAVDYSVVHFATNTTTSSNSAPCGHAVNDTYSAVGSANLSDDSSALYSNVTCCGSSDNLYD encoded by the exons ATGAAGGTCTGTCTCACTCTGatctgcctcctcttcctca GGCTGCAGGATGGAAACGCTGTGAGGAGGGAAACTGGAGTAGAAGGAGGAAACATCACAGTTAAATGTCCATTTCTCCTCTCTGGAAGCAGGaagtttgtttgtaaaaatgtctgtgaAGGAGAAAATATTCTGATTGAAACAACCAACAACACAGCTGAGAAAGGAAGATACAGtgttaaatatgaaagaaaCATCATTATATTCaaggattttctttattttaccatCGAAGACCTGAAGAAGTCAGACTCAGGACGGTACAGGTGTCGCTTGGATAGAACCTTTATAACCAGATATGATGATTTTGAGCTGGTTGTGAATGAAG GAACACCTGGTTCTGTTTCAGTGTTTACAACTTCAACAActacagaaccaaacagaactcTGCAAACTTTTACGACATCAACAATTCTCCCAACGTCCTTCAGAACAGCATCAGTCCAGAGTTCCtctcctccttcttcctctAAAACCAACCagcctcctgcagctccag GTCTGCTACTtcttgtggttctggttctggtaatCCTSATCATAACGTTGGCTGTGGGTCTGCTGATTTTCTTTGAGAAGAAGCACTTTGGGCAAAAAAATG GTCCTTTAGTGAAAACAGAATATTCTGACCCCACAAAG GTCAGTACTGTGTATGAGGAGATCAGactggaggagagagaaaacgaAACGCCTCCTCAGGAAAAATCTCCAGTTTATTCTCTGGTCAGATCCTGTGAACCAGCTGAAAGCAGTGACCTGTACAGCCTCGCCGGCTGTCCAAAGAAYGAC GTTGAAGTTGACGCTGTGGATTACTCTGTGGTGCATTTTGCTACAAACACCACCACTTCCTCcaacagcgccccctgtggCCATGCGGTTAATGACACCTACTCAGCCGTGGGCTCTGCCAACCTGAGCGATGATTCGTCTGCTCTTTATTCCAACGTGACTTGCTGTGGATCGTCAGACAATTTATATGATTAG
- the LOC103467883 gene encoding CMRF35-like molecule 5 isoform X2: MKVCLTLICLLFLRLQDGNAVRRETGVEGGNITVKCPFLLSGSRKFVCKNVCEGENILIETTNNTAEKGRYSVKYERNIIIFKDFLYFTIEDLKKSDSGRYRCRLDRTFITRYDDFELVVNEVFTTSTTTEPNRTLQTFTTSTILPTSFRTASVQSSSPPSSSKTNQPPAAPGLLLLVVLVLVILIITLAVGLLIFFEKKHFGQKNGPLVKTEYSDPTKVSTVYEEIRLEERENETPPQEKSPVYSLVRSCEPAESSDLYSLAGCPKNDVEVDAVDYSVVHFATNTTTSSNSAPCGHAVNDTYSAVGSANLSDDSSALYSNVTCCGSSDNLYD; the protein is encoded by the exons ATGAAGGTCTGTCTCACTCTGatctgcctcctcttcctca GGCTGCAGGATGGAAACGCTGTGAGGAGGGAAACTGGAGTAGAAGGAGGAAACATCACAGTTAAATGTCCATTTCTCCTCTCTGGAAGCAGGaagtttgtttgtaaaaatgtctgtgaAGGAGAAAATATTCTGATTGAAACAACCAACAACACAGCTGAGAAAGGAAGATACAGtgttaaatatgaaagaaaCATCATTATATTCaaggattttctttattttaccatCGAAGACCTGAAGAAGTCAGACTCAGGACGGTACAGGTGTCGCTTGGATAGAACCTTTATAACCAGATATGATGATTTTGAGCTGGTTGTGAATGAAG TGTTTACAACTTCAACAActacagaaccaaacagaactcTGCAAACTTTTACGACATCAACAATTCTCCCAACGTCCTTCAGAACAGCATCAGTCCAGAGTTCCtctcctccttcttcctctAAAACCAACCagcctcctgcagctccag GTCTGCTACTtcttgtggttctggttctggtaatCCTSATCATAACGTTGGCTGTGGGTCTGCTGATTTTCTTTGAGAAGAAGCACTTTGGGCAAAAAAATG GTCCTTTAGTGAAAACAGAATATTCTGACCCCACAAAG GTCAGTACTGTGTATGAGGAGATCAGactggaggagagagaaaacgaAACGCCTCCTCAGGAAAAATCTCCAGTTTATTCTCTGGTCAGATCCTGTGAACCAGCTGAAAGCAGTGACCTGTACAGCCTCGCCGGCTGTCCAAAGAAYGAC GTTGAAGTTGACGCTGTGGATTACTCTGTGGTGCATTTTGCTACAAACACCACCACTTCCTCcaacagcgccccctgtggCCATGCGGTTAATGACACCTACTCAGCCGTGGGCTCTGCCAACCTGAGCGATGATTCGTCTGCTCTTTATTCCAACGTGACTTGCTGTGGATCGTCAGACAATTTATATGATTAG
- the LOC103467884 gene encoding polymeric immunoglobulin receptor-like isoform X1: protein MNFVFXLVCFFFTALQDGETVRSFTGKEGGSITVTCEFGLSGNKKFLCKEVCEGGNILIETTQSRDRRGRYWIQYEKRGVLSSELVYVGINELKPSDSGRYLCRSGQTILTQSDDFHLVVTEGPKTTSSSLSPSVTRKLSEESAAASGLQLYVILSLIAKIILLSAPLVIFCWKRRVMKIKDLAAEIENAADSQIKPEGGNQRRDQTKQIIC from the exons ATGAACTTTGTTTTTAYGTTGGTCTGCTTCTTCTTCA cagctctgcaggaTGGAGAAACTGTGAGATCCTTCACTGGAAAGGAAGGAGGAAGCATCACAGTGACATGTGAATTTGGCCTCTCTGGAAACAAGAAGTTCCTCTGTAAGGAAGTGTGTGAAGGAGGAAACATTCTCATTGAAACAACTCAAAGCAGAGATCGGAGAGGCAGATATTGGATTCAGTATGAAAAGAGAGGCGTTCTGTCATCTGAACTAGTTTATGTGGGAATCAACGAGCTGAAACCGTCGGACTCAGGACGCTACCTGTGCCGTTCGGGTCAAACTATTCTCACTCAAAGTGACGACTTTCATCTTGTTGTGACAGAAG GCCCCAAAACAACAAGTTCTTCACTGTCTCCATCTGTAACCAGGAAACTATCTGAAgaatcagctgcagcttcag GTTTGCAACTTTATGTGATTCTGTCTCTGATCGCCAAGATCATCTTGTTATCAGCACCTTTGGTGATTTTCTGCTGGAAGAGGAGAGTCATGAAAATCAAAG atttggCTGCAGAAATAGAGAATGCTGCCGACTCTCAG aTCAAACCAGAGGGAGGAAATCAGAGAAGAGatcagacaaaacaaatcatCTGCTGA
- the LOC103467884 gene encoding polymeric immunoglobulin receptor-like isoform X2: MNFVFXLVCFFFTLQDGETVRSFTGKEGGSITVTCEFGLSGNKKFLCKEVCEGGNILIETTQSRDRRGRYWIQYEKRGVLSSELVYVGINELKPSDSGRYLCRSGQTILTQSDDFHLVVTEGPKTTSSSLSPSVTRKLSEESAAASGLQLYVILSLIAKIILLSAPLVIFCWKRRVMKIKDLAAEIENAADSQIKPEGGNQRRDQTKQIIC; encoded by the exons ATGAACTTTGTTTTTAYGTTGGTCTGCTTCTTCTTCA ctctgcaggaTGGAGAAACTGTGAGATCCTTCACTGGAAAGGAAGGAGGAAGCATCACAGTGACATGTGAATTTGGCCTCTCTGGAAACAAGAAGTTCCTCTGTAAGGAAGTGTGTGAAGGAGGAAACATTCTCATTGAAACAACTCAAAGCAGAGATCGGAGAGGCAGATATTGGATTCAGTATGAAAAGAGAGGCGTTCTGTCATCTGAACTAGTTTATGTGGGAATCAACGAGCTGAAACCGTCGGACTCAGGACGCTACCTGTGCCGTTCGGGTCAAACTATTCTCACTCAAAGTGACGACTTTCATCTTGTTGTGACAGAAG GCCCCAAAACAACAAGTTCTTCACTGTCTCCATCTGTAACCAGGAAACTATCTGAAgaatcagctgcagcttcag GTTTGCAACTTTATGTGATTCTGTCTCTGATCGCCAAGATCATCTTGTTATCAGCACCTTTGGTGATTTTCTGCTGGAAGAGGAGAGTCATGAAAATCAAAG atttggCTGCAGAAATAGAGAATGCTGCCGACTCTCAG aTCAAACCAGAGGGAGGAAATCAGAGAAGAGatcagacaaaacaaatcatCTGCTGA
- the LOC103467886 gene encoding uncharacterized protein LOC103467886 isoform X1 yields MKVCLTLISLFFLTALQDGETVRTYRGKDGGSITVRCEFRYKGKTRFFCKETCEGQNILIQTTKDRDERGRFSIRYEKRNIFKSDFLHVSITDLKTTDSGQYLCRSDETIDGTLYDDFNLFVTEDSSEPKWTSRPFXGSTFLXTTTTTTTTQSQSFSPSPSETIKPSENKAAASDPLLYVGLVLVVLIVFLAATLMIFCKRKNFGHQKGPPEETEYANFSKAKDDAVEYSEVHFLNDVSTSASSAPCGHAENVTYSEIQMNSANRSDDSALYSNISLQQ; encoded by the exons ATGAAGGTCTGTCTCACTCTGATCAGcctcttcttcctca cagctctgcaggaTGGAGAAACTGTGAGAACCTACAGAGGAAAGGACGGAGGAAGCATCACAGTTAGATGTGAATTTCGTTACAAAGGAAAGACAAGGTTCTTCTGTAAGGAAACCTGTGAAGGACAAAACATTCTCATTCAAACAACCAAAGACAGAGATGAGAGAGGAAGATTCAGCATCAGATAtgagaaaagaaatatttttaaatctgattttctaCATGTGAGCATCACAGATCTGAAAACAACAGACTCAGGACAGTACCTGTGTCGCTCAGATGAAACCATTGATGGAACTTTATACGATGATTTTAATCTCTTTGTGACTGAAG ATTCTTCAGAACCAAAATGGACTTCAAGACCTTTTATRGGATCAACTTTTCTAYcaacaacaacaacaacaacaacaactcagAGTCAGAGTTTCTCTCCTTCTCCATCTGAAACCATCAAACCCTCTGaaaataaagctgcagcttcag ATCCACTGCTTTAtgtgggtctggttctggtcgtcCTGATCGTCTTCTTAGCAGCAACTCTGATGATTTTCTGCAAGAGGAAAAACTTTGGTCACCAGAAAG GTCCTCCAGAAGAAACAGAGTATGCCAACTTCTCTAAG GCTAAAGATGATGCAGTAGAGTACTCTGAGGTTCATTTCCTGAATGATGTCTCTACTTCAGCCAGCAGCGCCCCCTGTGGTCATGCAGAAAACGTCACCTACTCAGAGATTCAGATGAACTCTGCAAACCGCAGCGATGATTCTGCTCTTTACTCCAACATTAGTTTACAGCAGTAG
- the LOC103467886 gene encoding uncharacterized protein LOC103467886 isoform X2, with the protein MKVCLTLISLFFLTLQDGETVRTYRGKDGGSITVRCEFRYKGKTRFFCKETCEGQNILIQTTKDRDERGRFSIRYEKRNIFKSDFLHVSITDLKTTDSGQYLCRSDETIDGTLYDDFNLFVTEDSSEPKWTSRPFXGSTFLXTTTTTTTTQSQSFSPSPSETIKPSENKAAASDPLLYVGLVLVVLIVFLAATLMIFCKRKNFGHQKGPPEETEYANFSKAKDDAVEYSEVHFLNDVSTSASSAPCGHAENVTYSEIQMNSANRSDDSALYSNISLQQ; encoded by the exons ATGAAGGTCTGTCTCACTCTGATCAGcctcttcttcctca ctctgcaggaTGGAGAAACTGTGAGAACCTACAGAGGAAAGGACGGAGGAAGCATCACAGTTAGATGTGAATTTCGTTACAAAGGAAAGACAAGGTTCTTCTGTAAGGAAACCTGTGAAGGACAAAACATTCTCATTCAAACAACCAAAGACAGAGATGAGAGAGGAAGATTCAGCATCAGATAtgagaaaagaaatatttttaaatctgattttctaCATGTGAGCATCACAGATCTGAAAACAACAGACTCAGGACAGTACCTGTGTCGCTCAGATGAAACCATTGATGGAACTTTATACGATGATTTTAATCTCTTTGTGACTGAAG ATTCTTCAGAACCAAAATGGACTTCAAGACCTTTTATRGGATCAACTTTTCTAYcaacaacaacaacaacaacaacaactcagAGTCAGAGTTTCTCTCCTTCTCCATCTGAAACCATCAAACCCTCTGaaaataaagctgcagcttcag ATCCACTGCTTTAtgtgggtctggttctggtcgtcCTGATCGTCTTCTTAGCAGCAACTCTGATGATTTTCTGCAAGAGGAAAAACTTTGGTCACCAGAAAG GTCCTCCAGAAGAAACAGAGTATGCCAACTTCTCTAAG GCTAAAGATGATGCAGTAGAGTACTCTGAGGTTCATTTCCTGAATGATGTCTCTACTTCAGCCAGCAGCGCCCCCTGTGGTCATGCAGAAAACGTCACCTACTCAGAGATTCAGATGAACTCTGCAAACCGCAGCGATGATTCTGCTCTTTACTCCAACATTAGTTTACAGCAGTAG